One region of Deltaproteobacteria bacterium genomic DNA includes:
- a CDS encoding SDR family oxidoreductase, producing MAQSQTWRSNMAQLDLSRFSLAGRTAIITGGSGGIGRACAVAFAKAGANIVIASLPPESIAPVVREIETLGVKGLGVSVNVADAAQVKSMVEQTLAVFGRIDVLANVAGGSYSRNPHMPAFNRAPLLDLAPEDFMTAYEVNTKSAFLCAKAVVPAMKAQGKGSIINIGSISGRSTKKERADMAAYGTAKAAVMNLTFHMANQWGPEVRVNAIAPGIIDTPRPAGTGREQSFAESAKNIALGRTGTADEVAGVALFLASDAASYVNGSVIDVNGGE from the coding sequence ATGGCTCAGTCGCAAACATGGAGGAGTAACATGGCGCAGCTCGATCTTTCGCGTTTTTCCCTAGCAGGCCGCACAGCGATCATTACCGGCGGTAGCGGCGGCATTGGCCGCGCCTGCGCCGTCGCTTTCGCCAAGGCCGGCGCCAACATCGTGATTGCTTCATTGCCGCCGGAATCGATCGCGCCGGTGGTGCGCGAAATCGAAACGTTGGGAGTCAAAGGCTTAGGCGTTTCCGTCAACGTTGCCGACGCCGCCCAAGTGAAATCGATGGTGGAGCAGACACTTGCGGTCTTCGGCAGAATCGACGTGTTGGCCAACGTCGCCGGCGGCTCCTACAGCCGCAACCCGCACATGCCGGCGTTCAATCGCGCGCCCCTGCTCGATCTCGCGCCGGAAGATTTCATGACCGCCTACGAGGTCAATACCAAGAGCGCTTTTCTCTGTGCCAAGGCAGTGGTGCCGGCGATGAAGGCACAGGGCAAAGGCAGCATCATCAACATCGGCTCGATTTCGGGGCGCAGCACTAAGAAAGAACGCGCCGACATGGCTGCCTACGGCACGGCCAAGGCCGCCGTGATGAACCTGACCTTTCACATGGCTAACCAATGGGGACCCGAAGTGCGCGTCAACGCGATCGCGCCGGGTATCATCGATACACCGCGCCCGGCCGGCACCGGGCGAGAACAGTCTTTTGCCGAATCCGCGAAAAACATCGCTTTGGGCCGCACCGGCACGGCGGACGAAGTCGCCGGCGTCGCTTTGTTCTTGGCTTCAGATGCGGCGAGCTACGTCAACGGTTCGGTCATCGATGTGAACGGCGGCGAGTGA